A single region of the Salvelinus sp. IW2-2015 linkage group LG20, ASM291031v2, whole genome shotgun sequence genome encodes:
- the LOC111980606 gene encoding C-terminal-binding protein 1 isoform X1: protein MALMDKHKVKRQRLDRICEGIRPPILNGPMHPRPLVALLDGRDCTVEMPVLKDVATVAFCDAQSTQEIHEKVLNEAVGALMYHTISLSREDLDKFKGLRIIVRIGSGFDNVDIKAAAELGIAVCNVPATSVEETADTSICLILNLYRRVTWMHQAMREGTRASSVEQIREVASGAARIRGETLGIIGLGRVGQAVALRAKAFGFSVMFYDPYLPDGVERSLGLQRMATLQDLLIHSDCVSLHCSLNEHNHHLINDFTIKQMRQGAFLVNTARGGLVDERALAQALKEGRIRGAALDVHETEPFSFSQGPLKDAPNLVCTPHASWYSEQASLEAREEAAREVRRAITGRIPDSLKNCVNKEYLMAMPQWPGMDPGAMHSEHNGVTDYRFSTGLVGVAAGGLTGAGAAVEGIVAGNLAMAHGIAPVSRPPHTPSPGQPSKAETDRDMPTDQ, encoded by the exons GCATTCGCCCCCCGATTCTGAATGGGCCRATGCACCCGCGGCCCCTGGTGGCTCTGTTGGATGGGCGTGACTGCACCGTGGAGATGCCTGTCCTGAAGGACGTGGCCACAGTGGCCTTCTGTGATGCCCAGTCCACCCAGGAGATCCACGAGAAG GTACTGAATGAGGCAGTGGGCGCCCTGATGTACCACACCATCAGCCTTTCGCGGGAAGACCTGGACAAGTTCAAGGGCCTGCGGATCATTGTGCGAATTGGCAGTGGCTTTGACAACGTGGACATCAAGGCTGCGGCTGAACTAG GTATAGCTGTGTGTAATGTGCCTGCGACATCAGTGGAAGAGACGGCGGACACGTCCATCTGTCTGATCCTGAACCTGTACCGCCGCGTCACCTGGATGCACCAGGCTATGAGAGAGGGCACCAGGGCTTCCAGCGTGGAGCAGATCAGGGAAGTGGCCAGCGGAGCTGCCCGCATCCGGGGAGAGACGCTGGGCATCATCGGCCTGG GGCGAGTGGGCCAAGCTGTAGCGCTGCGGGCCAAGGCTTTTGGCTTCAGTGTGATGTTCTACGACCCCTACCTGCCAGACGGAGTGGAGCGCTCTCTGGGCCTGCAGAGAATGGCCACCCTGCAGGACCTGCTCATCCACTCTGACTGTGTGTCACTGCACTGCAGCCTCAACGAGCACAACCATCACCTCATCAACGACTTCACCATTAAACAG ATGCGTCAGGGAGCATTTTTGGTTAACACGGCTCGCGGGGGCCTGGTGGATGAGAGGGCCCTGGCCCAGGCACTGAAAGAGGGCAGGATACGGGGTGCTGCCTTGGACGTACACGAGACAGAGCCCTTCAG CTTCTCTCAGGGCCCATTGAAGGATGCCCCCAATCTGGTTTGCACTCCCCACGCATCCTGGTACAGTGAGCAGGCGTCACTCGAGGCGCGGGAGGAGGCAGCTAGGGAAGTGCGCCGGGCCATCACAG GCCGCATCCCTGACAGTCTGAAGAACTGTGTGAACAAGGAGTATCTGATGGCAATGCCCCAGTGGCCTGGCATGGACCCTGGGGCTATGCACTCGGAACACAACGGAGTTACTGATTACAG GTTCTCTACTGGTCTAGTGGGAGTGGCAGCAGGAGGCCTGACGGGGGCAGGCGCTGCAGTGGAGGGAATTGTTGCAGGGAACCTGGCTATGGCACATGGGATTGCCCCCGTGTCCCGACCTCCCCACACACCGTCGCCGGGGCAACCCTCTAaagcagaaacagacagagacatgccAACGGACCAGTAG
- the LOC111980606 gene encoding C-terminal-binding protein 1 isoform X2 produces MQGIRPPILNGPMHPRPLVALLDGRDCTVEMPVLKDVATVAFCDAQSTQEIHEKVLNEAVGALMYHTISLSREDLDKFKGLRIIVRIGSGFDNVDIKAAAELGIAVCNVPATSVEETADTSICLILNLYRRVTWMHQAMREGTRASSVEQIREVASGAARIRGETLGIIGLGRVGQAVALRAKAFGFSVMFYDPYLPDGVERSLGLQRMATLQDLLIHSDCVSLHCSLNEHNHHLINDFTIKQMRQGAFLVNTARGGLVDERALAQALKEGRIRGAALDVHETEPFSFSQGPLKDAPNLVCTPHASWYSEQASLEAREEAAREVRRAITGRIPDSLKNCVNKEYLMAMPQWPGMDPGAMHSEHNGVTDYRFSTGLVGVAAGGLTGAGAAVEGIVAGNLAMAHGIAPVSRPPHTPSPGQPSKAETDRDMPTDQ; encoded by the exons GCATTCGCCCCCCGATTCTGAATGGGCCRATGCACCCGCGGCCCCTGGTGGCTCTGTTGGATGGGCGTGACTGCACCGTGGAGATGCCTGTCCTGAAGGACGTGGCCACAGTGGCCTTCTGTGATGCCCAGTCCACCCAGGAGATCCACGAGAAG GTACTGAATGAGGCAGTGGGCGCCCTGATGTACCACACCATCAGCCTTTCGCGGGAAGACCTGGACAAGTTCAAGGGCCTGCGGATCATTGTGCGAATTGGCAGTGGCTTTGACAACGTGGACATCAAGGCTGCGGCTGAACTAG GTATAGCTGTGTGTAATGTGCCTGCGACATCAGTGGAAGAGACGGCGGACACGTCCATCTGTCTGATCCTGAACCTGTACCGCCGCGTCACCTGGATGCACCAGGCTATGAGAGAGGGCACCAGGGCTTCCAGCGTGGAGCAGATCAGGGAAGTGGCCAGCGGAGCTGCCCGCATCCGGGGAGAGACGCTGGGCATCATCGGCCTGG GGCGAGTGGGCCAAGCTGTAGCGCTGCGGGCCAAGGCTTTTGGCTTCAGTGTGATGTTCTACGACCCCTACCTGCCAGACGGAGTGGAGCGCTCTCTGGGCCTGCAGAGAATGGCCACCCTGCAGGACCTGCTCATCCACTCTGACTGTGTGTCACTGCACTGCAGCCTCAACGAGCACAACCATCACCTCATCAACGACTTCACCATTAAACAG ATGCGTCAGGGAGCATTTTTGGTTAACACGGCTCGCGGGGGCCTGGTGGATGAGAGGGCCCTGGCCCAGGCACTGAAAGAGGGCAGGATACGGGGTGCTGCCTTGGACGTACACGAGACAGAGCCCTTCAG CTTCTCTCAGGGCCCATTGAAGGATGCCCCCAATCTGGTTTGCACTCCCCACGCATCCTGGTACAGTGAGCAGGCGTCACTCGAGGCGCGGGAGGAGGCAGCTAGGGAAGTGCGCCGGGCCATCACAG GCCGCATCCCTGACAGTCTGAAGAACTGTGTGAACAAGGAGTATCTGATGGCAATGCCCCAGTGGCCTGGCATGGACCCTGGGGCTATGCACTCGGAACACAACGGAGTTACTGATTACAG GTTCTCTACTGGTCTAGTGGGAGTGGCAGCAGGAGGCCTGACGGGGGCAGGCGCTGCAGTGGAGGGAATTGTTGCAGGGAACCTGGCTATGGCACATGGGATTGCCCCCGTGTCCCGACCTCCCCACACACCGTCGCCGGGGCAACCCTCTAaagcagaaacagacagagacatgccAACGGACCAGTAG